A stretch of the Acyrthosiphon pisum isolate AL4f chromosome A2, pea_aphid_22Mar2018_4r6ur, whole genome shotgun sequence genome encodes the following:
- the LOC100159755 gene encoding uncharacterized protein LOC100159755 isoform X1 encodes MNNGDDELHRPGTSRGVLSDQKESSRNVLWFFSRLNNNVAHNHEDPDTESCLDCDTPEQHDHMIAASLVRCDQEDSDSDNDSCIYTYRGDRQEPAIENLPMDDRSTSPLMDYLEMDFEPEPAVNNVSEDEEITEPMAYNYGRMRLIKDLIATVNPNIRENHLNVRNNVTREPIINPNLIPRLSFSSSEQNLPILQFRTLLPVCKEDRSRCMRRNSDTTEVCQKMKKMRVDDLTWIKEMIWSEKEAAQLQVNQIGVSACGATAVVNTLLALRTQFNLDRIVQIIGTRLRDETAPLVTYLESRAVAGCMPQDLVRTLETVTDSQVSARFFATHQYLDISLAPWLATWIKKGAVPILTLNLQRVDASPSLVPDSWHHQMVYGISYNPLRPEFAQIYLTNPLSISSLESLVPQLISPSSLMIKRADILSRWTPQTDLMSLATHPSRQWHRFNVLGQVVNLLREEKENVKFTDHIVIPANYKSGITLAMKTSSNFCHELKSVPEL; translated from the exons ATGAACAACGGTGACGACGAGCTGCACCGACCTGGCACAAGCAGAGGAGTGCTCTCTGATCAGAAAGAATCGTCCAG AAATGTCCTCTGGTTTTTTTCTAGATTAAATAACAACGTAGCGCACAACCATGAAGATCCCGATACTGAAAGTTGTCTTGATTGTGATACCCCTGAACAACACGACCACATGATAGCTGCTAGTTTAGTACGTTGTGACCAGGAAGATAGTGATTCGGATAACGATTCTTGTATTTACACTTATCGTGGTGATCGGCAAGAGCCGGCAATTGAAAACTTGCCCATGGACGATAGAAGTACATCACCTTTGATGGATTACTTAGAAATGGACTTTGAACCTGAACCAGCGGTTAATAATGTATCTGAAGATGAAGAGATTACTGAGCCAATGgcttataatta TGGTAGAATGCGGCTAATAAAAGACCTAATAGCAACTGTAAATCCTAATATACGAGAAAACCATCTGAATGTTAGAAATAATGTGACACGTGAACCTATTATCAATCCTAACCTAATCCCTCGATTGTCATTTTCGAGTTCAGAACAGAACTTACCCATTCTACAGTTCAGGACTTTACTCCCTGTTTGTAAAGAAGACCGTAGTAGGTGTATGCGACGTAATTCTGATACaacg GAGGTatgtcaaaaaatgaaaaaaatgcgTGTTGATGATTTAACTTGGATTAAAGAAATGATATGGTCAGAAAAAGAGGCAGCTCAGCTTCAAGTAAACCAAATTGGTGTATCAGCGTGTGGGGCAACTGCAGTTGTAAATACTTtg ttggctCTAAGGACACAATTCAATTTAGACCGTATAGTTCAAATTATTGGAACCCGTTTACGTGATGAGACGGCTCCACTTGTTACCTACTTGGAATCACGAGCTGTGGCTGGTTGCATGCCCCAAGATTTGGTTAGAACATTGGAAACCGTAACAGATTCACAAGTCAGTGCTAGGTTCTTTGCTACTCATCAATATTTGGATATAAGCCTTGCCCCATGGCTTGCCACTTGGATAAAAAAAG gcgcTGTTCCCATATTGACATTAAATCTCCAACGTGTAGATGCTTCACCTTCTCTTGTGCCAGATAGTTGGCACCACCAAATGGTGTATGGAATATCATACAATCCCTTACGTCCAGAATTTGCTCAAATTTACTTAACGAATCCACTGAGCATTTCAAGCTTGGAGTCGTTAGTTCCACAGTTAATTTCACCATCTTCATTGATGATTAAAAGAGCTGATATATTATCCAGGTGGACTCCTCAAACAGATCTCATGTCCTTGGCCACACATCCTAGCCGACAATGGCATAGGTTTAATGTGTTAG